In Sphingomonas sp. SORGH_AS_0950, the following are encoded in one genomic region:
- the trxB gene encoding thioredoxin-disulfide reductase, with translation MTTHATRMLILGSGPAGLSAAIYGARAGMQPIVVQGIQPGGQLTTTTDVENYPGFADVIQGPWLMEQMQKQAEHVGARMMWDTITQVDLTNRPFRLIGDGGDVYEGEVLVIATGAQAKWLGLDSEDAMKGKGVSACATCDGFFYRGKKVAVIGGGNTAVEEALYLTNHSDDVTLIHRRDSLRAERILQERLFAHPNVKVLWNKEVREFVDGGGNAGLVALDLLDTVTGEHSRLDVEGGFVAIGHHPATELFRGHLELDSDGYIAVETGSTRTSVPGVFACGDVADKVYRQAVTAAGTGCMAALDAERFLAAAEFEDLAKAAE, from the coding sequence ATGACCACCCACGCCACCCGCATGCTCATCCTCGGCTCGGGCCCCGCCGGGCTGTCCGCGGCCATTTACGGCGCGCGTGCAGGCATGCAGCCGATCGTGGTGCAGGGCATCCAGCCGGGCGGCCAGCTGACCACCACGACCGATGTCGAGAATTATCCGGGCTTTGCCGACGTCATCCAGGGCCCCTGGCTGATGGAGCAGATGCAGAAGCAGGCGGAACATGTCGGCGCGCGGATGATGTGGGACACGATCACGCAAGTCGACCTGACCAACCGCCCGTTCCGCCTGATCGGCGACGGCGGCGACGTCTATGAGGGCGAGGTGCTGGTCATCGCGACGGGCGCGCAGGCCAAGTGGCTGGGCCTGGACAGCGAGGACGCGATGAAGGGCAAGGGCGTGTCGGCCTGCGCGACCTGCGACGGCTTCTTCTATCGCGGCAAGAAGGTCGCGGTGATCGGCGGCGGCAATACCGCGGTCGAGGAGGCGCTGTACCTGACCAACCATAGCGACGACGTGACGCTGATCCACCGCCGCGATTCGCTGCGCGCCGAGCGCATCCTGCAGGAGCGGCTGTTCGCGCATCCCAACGTCAAGGTGCTGTGGAACAAGGAAGTTCGCGAGTTCGTCGACGGCGGCGGCAATGCCGGCCTCGTCGCGCTCGACCTGCTCGATACGGTCACGGGCGAGCATAGCCGCCTGGACGTGGAGGGCGGTTTCGTCGCGATCGGCCATCATCCGGCGACCGAGCTGTTCCGCGGGCATCTGGAGCTGGATTCGGACGGCTATATCGCGGTGGAGACCGGTTCGACCCGGACGAGCGTGCCGGGCGTATTCGCGTGCGGCGACGTGGCGGACAAGGTCTATCGTCAGGCGGTGACGGCGGCGGGCACCGGCTGCATGGCCGCGCTGGATGCCGAGCGCTTCCTGGCGGCGGCCGAGTTCGAGGATCTGGCCAAGGCGGCGGAGTAA